A region from the Agrobacterium vitis genome encodes:
- the repA gene encoding plasmid partitioning protein RepA — translation MSKAAAISRNDRPSVDVTIGEHAEQLSSQLQAMSEALFPPTSHKSLRKFTSGEAARLMKISDSTLRKMTLAGEGPQPELASNGRRFYTLGQINEIRHMLAGSARGRESIEFVPHRRGSEHLQVIAVTNFKGGSGKTTTSAHLAQYLALQGYRVLAVDLDPQASLSALLGVLPETDVGANETLYAAIRYDETRRPLRDVIRPTYFDGLHLVPGNLELMEFEHTTPKALTDRGTRDGLFFTRVAQAFDEVADDYDVVVIDCPPQLGFLTLSGLCAATSMVITVHPQMLDIASMSQFLLMTRDLLGVVKEAGGNLQYDFIRYLLTRYEPQDAPQTKVTALLRNMFEDHVLTNPMVKSAAVSDAGLTKQTLYEIGRENLTRSTYDRAMESLDAVNSEIEALIKMAWGRV, via the coding sequence GTGAGCAAAGCCGCTGCCATATCCCGAAATGATCGCCCGTCGGTAGATGTTACCATTGGTGAGCATGCTGAGCAGCTCAGCTCTCAGCTTCAAGCGATGAGCGAGGCTTTGTTTCCTCCGACGTCGCACAAGAGCCTTCGCAAATTCACCTCGGGTGAAGCCGCACGCTTGATGAAAATATCTGACTCAACGCTTCGAAAGATGACGTTGGCAGGCGAAGGCCCCCAGCCTGAGCTTGCCAGCAACGGAAGACGCTTTTACACGCTCGGTCAGATAAACGAGATCCGGCATATGCTCGCAGGTTCGGCTCGTGGACGCGAAAGCATCGAGTTTGTGCCTCATCGCCGCGGTTCTGAGCATTTGCAAGTCATTGCCGTAACCAACTTCAAAGGCGGCTCCGGGAAGACGACGACGTCGGCTCATCTTGCACAGTATCTGGCGTTGCAAGGTTACAGGGTGCTCGCAGTCGATCTCGACCCGCAGGCCAGTCTTTCAGCACTCCTCGGCGTTCTGCCAGAAACTGATGTCGGTGCGAACGAAACGCTCTATGCGGCTATTCGGTATGACGAGACACGTCGTCCGTTGCGAGATGTGATCCGACCGACGTATTTTGACGGTCTTCATCTGGTTCCTGGAAATCTCGAGCTCATGGAGTTCGAGCATACCACGCCGAAAGCCTTGACTGATCGTGGTACACGCGACGGATTATTCTTTACTCGCGTGGCCCAAGCCTTTGACGAGGTGGCCGACGATTACGATGTCGTGGTCATTGACTGCCCTCCTCAGCTTGGGTTTCTGACGCTCAGCGGGTTGTGTGCTGCAACATCAATGGTAATCACCGTACATCCTCAGATGTTAGATATCGCTTCCATGAGCCAGTTTCTCCTCATGACACGCGACCTTCTGGGCGTCGTGAAAGAGGCGGGTGGCAATCTTCAATACGATTTCATACGCTATCTCTTGACGCGCTATGAGCCCCAGGACGCGCCGCAGACGAAAGTGACGGCACTACTGCGCAACATGTTCGAGGATCACGTCCTTACAAATCCAATGGTTAAGTCGGCAGCGGTGTCTGATGCCGGTTTAACCAAGCAGACGCTCTATGAGATAGGGCGAGAGAACCTTACGCGGTCGACATACGACCGGGCGATGGAATCTTTAGATGCGGTGAACTCGGAGATCGAGGCTTTGATCAAGATGGCGTGGGGGCGGGTCTGA
- the repB gene encoding plasmid partitioning protein RepB, giving the protein MSRKDAIDTLFLKKQPATDRTAVDKSAVRVRTGAISAMGSSLQEMAEGAKAAARLQDQLAAGEAVVSLDPSMIDGSPIADRLPADVDPKFEQLEASISQEGQQVPILVRPHPEAAGRYQIVYGRRRLRAAVNLRREVSAIVRNLTDRELVVAQGRENLDRADLSFIEKALFALRLEDAGFDRATIIAALSTDKADLSRYITVARGIPLNLATQIGPASKAGRSRWVALAEGLGKPKATDAIDAVLESEQFKHSDSDTRFALIFNAVSKPPAKAPKKVRAWSTPKGKKAATIRQEAGRTALVFDERLVPTFGEYVADQLDGLYAQFIETTGGGKLDQ; this is encoded by the coding sequence ATGAGCCGCAAAGACGCAATCGATACCTTGTTCCTCAAGAAGCAGCCTGCAACCGATAGAACAGCAGTCGACAAGTCAGCCGTTCGTGTTCGTACAGGCGCGATTTCGGCCATGGGTTCGTCTTTGCAAGAGATGGCCGAGGGAGCAAAAGCTGCAGCTCGGCTGCAGGATCAACTGGCTGCGGGCGAAGCCGTCGTGTCCCTGGATCCATCAATGATCGACGGGTCTCCGATCGCGGATCGGCTGCCCGCGGACGTGGATCCGAAGTTCGAGCAGCTTGAGGCGAGCATTTCGCAGGAGGGGCAGCAGGTACCGATTCTTGTCAGGCCGCATCCTGAGGCTGCCGGTCGATATCAAATCGTATATGGAAGGCGGCGACTGCGCGCGGCAGTAAATCTGCGGAGAGAGGTTTCTGCAATTGTCCGAAATCTCACGGACCGTGAACTAGTCGTGGCCCAGGGCCGAGAAAATCTTGACCGTGCTGACCTTTCCTTCATTGAAAAGGCTCTCTTCGCCCTGCGCCTCGAAGATGCGGGTTTTGATCGGGCCACCATCATTGCCGCGCTTTCCACTGACAAGGCCGACCTCAGCCGTTACATAACTGTTGCCAGAGGCATACCGCTGAACCTCGCCACACAAATCGGTCCAGCGTCGAAAGCGGGTCGATCGCGTTGGGTCGCACTTGCCGAGGGGCTTGGGAAGCCCAAGGCAACAGACGCAATCGACGCGGTGCTTGAGTCGGAGCAGTTCAAGCACTCAGATAGCGATACCCGCTTTGCCCTCATTTTCAATGCCGTTTCAAAGCCGCCCGCTAAGGCTCCAAAAAAGGTAAGGGCCTGGAGCACGCCAAAGGGGAAAAAGGCTGCGACGATCCGACAAGAAGCCGGACGAACGGCTCTGGTTTTCGATGAGAGATTGGTGCCAACTTTCGGCGAATATGTCGCTGACCAGTTGGATGGCCTGTACGCCCAATTCATTGAAACAACAGGAGGAGGCAAGCTCGACCAATAG